Proteins encoded within one genomic window of Oryza glaberrima chromosome 12, OglaRS2, whole genome shotgun sequence:
- the LOC127757318 gene encoding putative pentatricopeptide repeat-containing protein At5g06400, mitochondrial gives MFAAKSNRGRMYMATRSAAARLLSSSSSAAAASPLWSRRRRRHPFLHPPSRSKTTSSSSSSSKPPRRPPPRKEGGRPRPCLFQELSGLVAPSASDDPAFQPRRDGQERCGLLGHDTAQCAEGARRIAPEGAAAASGSFTGSGPNNDALGFLPDGGIGPRSTATGGAPDSEQSIQEVGDGNAGDVENISEVVHRVTEVLRAEVPGLSVEQRLENLGVTYTPRLVSLVLNRCFKKRHLGFKFFDWVRQVPGFQHTTETYNAMLYIAGEERNFGAMEKLMDEMDKEMCLKDIKTWTIVISNYGKARQIGKMLSTFQAMGKSRHVAADSKVYRTILRALCNSAKSELALEFYKDMARNTEVGSDIFRLLLCCLARSDNAEGVFYVRDDMIKSMKYPEEYCYLEALRSFCVSGKIEEAQKIFEQMMNKSIASSSAFEILLRGLCKDGRMDKALQVMEYMKSNSSASSATFGSLIDGYLRKGERMKALEVLQEMREYGCVPLASSYTQLMQHLFAFDQHEAACRLYEEMQENGIEPDVVAITALIGGHVRNGHISEAWDAFRNINENGQKPTLKAYTVFIQELCKASRPLEALKLLKEMLESDFRPSEQTFSRIISTLCDNHYLEEASNIERMRASFNCCSPIEELQRRALDQVDYTDKFEKSSGSGPEEKERTVEFVGHPSYKDCEVSGSFPCDDTQDLEQAKDYNNEDVEQICRILSSSDCWSSIEQALEMTSISFTPDLVDAIMKRCKANSRAALQFFSWVGKRSYYMQTTKTYNTAIKLAGSAKDFKHMRHLYREMIWAECCPTVDTWNVMICQYGNAGLTEMALETFYQMKQGGFQPDKTTYSHLIMYLSRRKGRKVDAAVKIFHEMCRAGYIPDNGMVCTYLSVLCECGMIDRAESSVVLLCKHGFSIQAGYSILIRSLCRSDRMAEALSLFDNIKNYGCSRSAYMYGSLIHALLRRDRFEDASAKLAEMKNLGIAQSTHMYTSFMIYYLGKRDVSKAMDVLKEMTENGCEPTVVTYSALIRGHMAMGMVSEAWDVFQRMKLKGPVPDFETYSMFMSCLCKAGRSEDGLQLIHDMLNSGIIPSAVNFRTVVHGLNMEGKYKLADSVLQSKWQLRNRRTFSDSFIVNSSA, from the coding sequence ATGTTCGCCGCGAAATCAAACCGGGGAAGAATGTACATGGCGacgaggagcgccgccgccaggctgctctcctcctcctcctccgccgccgccgcctctcccctttGGTCcagacgccggcgccgccatccaTTCCTCCATCCGCCCTCCCGCTCCAagaccacctcctcctcctccagcagcagcaagcctcctcgccgcccaccgcctcgCAAGGAAGGCGGCAGGCCGCGCCCGTGCCTCTTCCAAGAACTCTCCGGTCTCGTCGCCCCATCCGCCAGCGATGACCCCGCGTTTCAGCCTCGGCGAGATGGGCAGGAGCGGTGTGGCCTCCTCGGCCATGACACTGCGCAGTGCGCGGAAGGTGCTCGACGAATTGCCCCTGAGGGAGCCGCTGCGGCTTCTGGTTCTTTCACCGGTAGCGGTCCGAACAATGACGCTCTTGGGTTCCTTCCTGATGGTGGGATTGGGCCTCGTAGCACTGCAACAGGCGGTGCTCCGGACAGTGAACAATCTATCCAGGAGGTGGGCGATGGAAATGCTGGAGATGTTGAGAATATCAGTGAGGTTGTGCATAGGGTAACAGAAGTTTTGCGGGCAGAGGTGCCTGGATTGTCTGTGGAACAGAGGCTGGAGAACCTGGGAGTTACATATACACCGAGGCTTGTGAGCTTGGTGCTCAACAGGTGCTTCAAGAAGAGGCATTTGGGGTTCAAATTCTTTGACTGGGTTAGGCAAGTTCCTGGATTCCAGCACACCACGGAGACGTACAATGCAATGCTGTACATTGCGGGTGAGGAGAGGAACTTTGGGGCCATGGAGAAGCTGATGGATGAGATGGATAAGGAGATGTGTTTGAAGGACATCAAGACATGGACAATCGTCATATCCAATTATGGGAAGGCAAGGCAGATTGGCAAGATGCTGTCTACCTTTCAGGCTATGGGGAAATCGAGACATGTGGCAGCAGATAGTAAAGTTTATAGGACGATACTTCGTGCTTTATGCAATTCTGCAAAGTCCGAGCTTGCTCTTGAGTTCTACAAAGATATGGCAAGGAACACAGAGGTTGGATCTGACATTTTTCGACTTCTATTGTGTTGTCTTGCAAGATCAGATAATGCTGAAGGTGTTTTTTATGTCAGAGATGATATGATTAAGAGCATGAAGTATCCAGAGGAGTATTGTTATCTGGAAGCTCTACGGAGCTTCTGTGTTTCAGGAAAAATAGAAGAGGCTCAGAAAATCTTCGAGCAGATGATGAACAAGTCCATTGCTAGCTCATCTGCATTTGAAATCCTATTGAGGGGCCTTTGCAAAGATGGAAGGATGGATAAAGCTCTTCAAGTTATGGAGTACATGAAAAGCAACTCATCTGCGAGCAGTGCCACCTTTGGTTCCCTCATTGATGGCTACCTGAGGAAAGGAGAGCGTATGAAGGCACTTGAGGTGCTTCAGGAAATGAGGGAATATGGATGTGTTCCATTGGCATCATCTTATACTCAGCTCATGCAACACCTCTTTGCATTTGATCAACATGAAGCAGCATGTAGATTGTATGAGGAAATGCAGGAAAATGGTATTGAACCAGATGTTGTGGCAATCACAGCACTGATAGGTGGGCATGTTCGTAATGGACATATATCTGAAGCATGGGATGCATTTAGGAATATCAATGAGAACGGTCAGAAACCCACATTGAAAGCTTATACAGTGTTCATCCAAGAGCTCTGTAAGGCCTCCAGGCCCCTTGAAGCACTAAAACTTCTGAAGGAAATGCTGGAATCAGATTTCAGGCCTTCCGAACAAACTTTTAGCAGGATTATTTCCACTCTGTGTGACAATCACTATTTGGAAGAAGCTAGCAATATTGAGAGGATGCGAGCATCTTTTAATTGTTGTAGCCCTATAGAAGAGCTGCAACGCAGAGCATTGGATCAAGTTGACTACACtgataaatttgaaaaatcatCTGGATCTGGTCCGGAAGAGAAGGAAAGGACAGTGGAGTTTGTTGGTCATCCTTCGTATAAAGACTGTGAGGTCTCAGGGAGCTTTCCTTGTGATGACACACAGGATTTAGAACAAGCAAAGGATTACAACAATGAAGACGTTGAACAAATATGTCGGATTCTGTCATCTTCTGATTGCTGGAGCTCAATAGAACAGGCTTTAGAGATGACATCAATATCTTTTACTCCAGATCTTGTTGATGCCATTATGAAGCGTTGTAAGGCAAACAGTCGTGCTGctttacaatttttttcttgGGTAGGCAAACGATCTTACTACATGCAGACAACAAAGACATATAACACAGCCATAAAACTCGCTGGCTCTGCAAAAGATTTTAAGCACATGAGGCATCTTTACAGAGAGATGATATGGGCAGAATGTTGCCCAACAGTGGATACATGGAATGTCATGATTTGTCAGTATGGAAATGCTGGTCTGACTGAAATGGCCCTTGAAACATTCTACCAGATGAAGCAGGGTGGCTTTCAGCCTGACAAAACTACTTACAGTCACCTAATAATGTACCTCAGCCGCAGAAAAGGGAGGAAAGTAGATGCTGCAGTCAAGATTTTCCATGAAATGTGTCGTGCAGGCTATATACCTGACAATGGAATGGTTTGCACATATCTTTCTGTGTTATGTGAGTGTGGGATGATAGATCGTGCTGAAAGCTCAGTAGTACTATTATGTAAACATGGATTTTCTATTCAGGCTGGCTACTCCATACTCATTAGATCATTGTGCAGGTCTGATAGAATGGCCGAAGCTCTCAGTTTGTTCGATAATATTAAGAATTATGGATGTTCAAGGAGTGCATACATGTATGGGAGTCTCATTCACGCATTGTTGAGGAGGGATCGCTTTGAAGATGCTTCAGCTAAGCTTGCAGAAATGAAGAATTTAGGTATAGCTCAAAGCACACATATGTATACCTCATTCATGATCTATTACTTGGGGAAAAGGGATGTTTCCAAAGCGATGGATGTACTTAAGGAGATGACAGAAAATGGATGTGAGCCTACTGTTGTCACTTACTCTGCATTGATCCGTGGTCACATGGCAATGGGTATGGTTTCAGAGGCTTGGGATGTCTTCCAACGCATGAAACTGAAGGGACCTGTGCCAGACTTTGAGACCTACTCAATGTTCATGTCATGCCTTTGTAAGGCAGGTAGATCAGAGGATGGGTTGCAGCTTATTCATGACATGCTGAATAGTGGTATCATCCCCAGTGCAGTGAACTTCAGAACTGTTGTCCATGGTCTGAATATGGAGGGCAAGTACAAGCTAGCTGATTCTGTTCTCCAGTCAAAATGGCAATTGCGGAATCGAAGGACCTTCTCAGATTCGTTTATTGTCAATTCATCTGCTTAA
- the LOC127757320 gene encoding iron-sulfur cluster co-chaperone protein HscB homolog has translation MWRRPGQLRLHLAAAAGAAGRGARRRNPLPPVPTVPSSSSSATTTTTRDLAAFARGSSSSSRSLSDRAGGGECWSCGASGAFLSCGSCGSVQPVDPAVDYFRIFGLEREYTIKDNNLEGKYKDWQKKLHPDLVHSKSEKERAFAAEQSALVIDAYRTLSKPLSRALYLLQLEGIPIDEEKTITDPELLMEMMEIREAVNDASDSQTLEKIQSQIKRKLETWSHSFQEAFERRDFDRAVKATQRMRYYERAVEETIKKL, from the exons ATGTGGCGCCGACCCGGgcagctccgcctccacctcgcggcggcggccggagccgccggccgcggcgccagGAGGAGGAACCCGCTTCCCCCTGTCCCCAccgtgccctcctcctcctcctccgccactaccaccaccacccgcgaTCTCGCAGCCTTCGCTcggggctcctcctcctcctcccggagcCTCTCGGACCGGGCAGGGGGAGGCGAGTGCTGGAGCTGCGGCGCGAGCGGCGCGTTCCTCTCGTGCGGGTCCTGCGGCAGCGTGCAGCCCGTCGACCCCGCCGTCGATTATTTCCGGATCTTTGGCCT AGAAAGGGAATACACCATAAAGGATAACAATTTAGAAGGGAAATACAAAGACTGGCAGAAGAAGTTACATCCTGACCTAGTTCATTCTAAATCTGAG AAAGAGAGAGCCTTTGCTGCTGAGCAATCAGCACTTGTAATTGATGCATACCGCACACTGAGCAAACCTTTGTCAAGGGCATTATACTTG CTCCAACTAGAGGGGATACCCATTGATGAAGAAAAGACTATCACTGATCCTGAACTTCTTATGGAG ATGATGGAGATACGTGAAGCAGTTAATGATGCCAGTGATTCTCAAACCCTGGAGAAGATACAATCTCAG ATTAAGAGAAAGCTGGAAACCTGGTCCCATTCCTTCCAGGAAGCATTTGAAAGGAGGGATTTCGACCGTGCAGTGAAAGCTACACAGAGAATGAGGTATTATGAACGCGCAGTGGAAGAAACCATAAAGAAGCTCTAA